CCGCCCTGCTGGTTCTGGCCGGTGGCGCCGGTGTCGGTGGCGGTGACGCCGGTGGCGACCTGCTCGCCGGCCTTCAGGCCGGTGAGGATCTCGCTGCCCTGGGTGGTGACCAACCCGACCACGACGTGGCGGGTGACGGTGGTCCCGTCCTCCACGACCTGCACGGTGG
Above is a window of Actinomycetota bacterium DNA encoding:
- a CDS encoding efflux RND transporter periplasmic adaptor subunit, which encodes TVQVVEDGTTVTRHVVVGLVTTQGSEILTGLKAGEQVATGVTATDTGATGQNQQGGGFPGGGFPGGGFPGGGGGPGGGGGGGAP